The Polyodon spathula isolate WHYD16114869_AA chromosome 13, ASM1765450v1, whole genome shotgun sequence genome includes a region encoding these proteins:
- the LOC121325844 gene encoding 40S ribosomal protein S14-like codes for MPPIQREEQVIILGPKAAEGENVFGTCHIFTSFNDTFTHVTDLSGKETTQDVAQRCKELGITALHIKLRTTGGNRTKTPGPGAQSTLRALARSGMKIGRIEDVTPIPSDSAHRKGGRCRRHL; via the exons ATGCCCCCAATACAAAGA GAAGAACAGGTGATCATCCTGGGACCTAAGGCTGCTGAGGGCGAGAATGTTTTCGGAACTTGCCATATCTTCACTTCCTTTAATGATACCTTCACCCATGTCACTGACCTGTCTGGCAAGGAAACAACTCAGGATGTGGCTCAGAGGTGCAAGGAGCTGGGCATCACTGCCCTGCACATCAAACTGCGCACAACTGGAGGCAACAGAACTAAGACCCCCGGACCTGGTGCACAGTCTACACTCAGAGCCCTGGCTCGTTCTGGTATGAAGATCGGACGAATCGAGGATGTCACCCCAATCCCATCAGACAGCGCTCACAGAAAGGGTGGCCGTTGCAGACGTCATCTGTAA